In Methanobrevibacter ruminantium, a single genomic region encodes these proteins:
- a CDS encoding uracil-xanthine permease family protein has protein sequence MSENDNGMIYDLWDKPPVFELILLSLQRLCAIFGATILVPIVVNTTVGEPVLSVPVALIASGIGTLLYVIVTRNRSPVYLGSSFAFIAPMIAGFAIGGKSSIFSALMVVGLVYMAIAIIIRITGNEWINKLLPPVIVGPMIMVIGLCLAPTAIQEIGLDQAVIPINNLIVALVAFLTTAVIAIRGRGMLKVIPFLIGIIVSYALAACLGMVDFSGFFAASVFEVPDFYMPFVNYSFNPVALLTIVPIALVTMVEHVGDHKVLGEIIGRDLISDPGLNKTLFGDGLATFVAAFLGGPANTTYGENTSVVGLTRVASIYVICLTAIFAILFAFSGHLTALLAAMPNPVIGGVAILLYGFIAVNGIKLLIQEDVDFNNNKNIVVAATMLVLGLGGATLSIVRGDLSVSISGMALAAIVGVVLNLLIPERKDDTEFTEVH, from the coding sequence ATGAGTGAAAATGATAATGGTATGATTTATGATTTATGGGATAAACCTCCTGTTTTTGAGTTGATTTTATTATCCCTTCAACGTTTATGCGCTATTTTTGGTGCTACAATCTTAGTGCCAATTGTAGTTAACACCACTGTTGGCGAACCTGTGCTATCTGTTCCAGTTGCTTTGATTGCTTCAGGGATAGGTACACTTCTTTATGTAATTGTTACACGGAATAGAAGTCCAGTATATCTGGGAAGTTCATTTGCTTTTATTGCTCCTATGATTGCAGGATTTGCTATTGGAGGTAAGTCAAGTATTTTCTCAGCTTTAATGGTTGTAGGTTTGGTCTATATGGCTATTGCTATAATCATCAGAATTACTGGTAATGAATGGATTAACAAGTTATTGCCTCCAGTAATTGTAGGTCCTATGATTATGGTTATCGGTTTATGTTTGGCTCCTACTGCGATTCAGGAAATTGGTCTTGATCAAGCTGTAATTCCAATCAATAACCTTATTGTTGCACTTGTTGCATTCTTGACAACTGCTGTAATAGCTATTCGTGGTAGAGGAATGCTTAAGGTCATTCCTTTCTTGATTGGTATTATTGTATCATATGCTTTAGCAGCTTGCTTAGGTATGGTTGACTTCTCAGGATTCTTTGCAGCTAGCGTATTTGAAGTTCCTGATTTCTATATGCCATTTGTAAACTATAGCTTTAATCCTGTAGCTCTTTTAACAATTGTTCCAATTGCTCTTGTAACTATGGTAGAGCATGTAGGGGACCATAAGGTATTAGGTGAAATCATTGGTCGCGACTTGATTTCTGATCCTGGTTTAAACAAAACCCTTTTTGGTGATGGTCTTGCTACTTTCGTTGCAGCATTCCTTGGTGGTCCTGCAAACACAACTTATGGTGAAAACACTTCAGTTGTAGGATTGACAAGAGTTGCATCCATTTATGTAATCTGTTTGACTGCAATATTTGCAATATTATTTGCGTTCTCTGGACATCTAACTGCACTTCTTGCAGCTATGCCTAACCCTGTAATTGGTGGGGTGGCGATTCTCCTTTACGGATTCATTGCAGTAAATGGTATAAAGCTTTTAATCCAAGAGGATGTTGACTTCAACAACAACAAGAACATTGTTGTAGCAGCTACCATGTTGGTTTTAGGATTAGGTGGAGCTACCTTGTCCATTGTTCGAGGTGACTTGTCTGTATCCATTTCCGGTATGGCTCTTGCAGCAATTGTTGGTGTAGTTCTTAATTTACTTATTCCAGAAAGAAAAGATGATACTGAATTCACTGAAGTTCATTAA